The Amycolatopsis jiangsuensis nucleotide sequence GCGCCCACCTCAACGCGTGCGGCTCATTCCCGAGCAGGACAGCCGGACCACCACGTCGGCGGGAACGGGCAGCACCCCGAGCGCGCCCGTTCCCGCCGACCACCATCACCGGCAGCCGGCCCGATGACGGTCTTCATCGCGCGCCCGCTGCCCGGCATGGTCGGCGAATCCCGTCGCGTCGTCCACGTCTTCCCGCTCCCAGCAGAGGGCCTGGCACCTGAACGGCTGACCGCGTATTGCGGCGCGATGTTCGGCCGGAGCGAGCTTGAGTTGTTGGAACGTCCGGTCGGGATGCCGTGCGTGACCTGCCTTCGCCTCGCACCCACCCCGGGCGACGCCGATCGTCCGGCGATCGACCGATGACGCCGAGCCCGCCGATCGCGCCGGCGTTTCAACGCGAGCTGGATCCACTGCTGCTCCTGCCGGTCCGGCTGTTCGTACTGTGCCAGCTGGCGGACATGTGCTGGCGCAGGGCTGTCGTGGTCGGGACAGCTCTGGGCGTGGATGGGCGGAGTCTCGCGCCCCACTTGATGACCCTGCGCGCCGCCGGATACCTGCAGACCCGGTTCGAGAGAGCTAGCCTGGTGCTCCGTTTGACGCCGCTCGGACTCGACCGGCTGACCGAGCACGTGACGGCACTCCGGTCAGTCGCGAACACAGCCGCCGAACTCGTCACTGCTCGGCGCGCTCCGCCGATCCGGCGTGCTGTGACGGGCGTGGCCCGATGCGCTGAACCGTCCGAAGACGGCTGCTCGTGACGGTTGTGACGGGACTCCAACCCGAGCTGTCACAGCCGTCACGCAGGCGTTCTCACAGGTCAACCCGCATTTGTCGCTGTCACAGGCCGTGTGACGGCCGTGACGGCTGACGGGAGGAACGCGGCCCCGGTGACAAGGGAAGGAAGACCACCACCACGGCCCGGTGACGGGCGTTGAGTCTTGGCTGTTCCGGCGTCGCTCCCCTCGCGACCATCCGAGCGGAACGGCCGAGCCGGTCCGGCCGGCGCAGTTTGACTGCGCCGGCCGGATGCTGGCTTTACCAGGCCGCGGCCAGGCCGTCGCGGGTGAGGTTGAGCGCGTCGATCAGGTTGGTACGGCTGCCCGCACACATGTTGGCTTCCAGCTCACCGTCGTTCGTGTCGCTGGTGAAAGCCAGGACTCGGCCCGTGTGGGCCAGGTCGTACACGGTCAACGGGGTGCTGCGGACTCGGTCGCCGTCCCCGTCGCGGATCGCGGCGTAGAGCTTGTGCACCGCTACGCGCTCGGCGCGCATCAGGTACCGCATCTCGTCGGCCACTCCGGACAGCTCCGACATCGGATCAGCATCCCTGCCTTCGAGATAGGCAGTCGGCACCCTCAGCTGCTGGATGCGGGCGGGCGCGCAGCCCGGCAAGGTGTCCACCAGGCTGGCCGCTACGTCGCGGGGCCGGATCGGGTCGAGCTGGATCGACCGATTGTCGGTGATCAGCCGCACCGCGTCCGGGCCGGCCGCGGCCACGAAAACGGCGCCGTTGTCATCCGGGTGGCTCCCGAACGCGGTCCACGAGTAGAACTCCCGCTCGGGCACGGCCAATAGGCTGAGCGTCGCGCGGAATTCCGGCGTGAGCCGATCGTCATCTCTGGCCAGGCGCAGTGCGGTGAACCGGGACAACGAGCGCCTCGTGACTTCCTTGGCGAACTCAGCTGTCGAGTAGCTGTCGTCCGGGTCGACCACAGCTGGGAGATCGCCCAGCTCGGCCAGCTTCCACGCGACGAAGAACGCCGATCGCGGCATC carries:
- a CDS encoding MarR family transcriptional regulator → MTPSPPIAPAFQRELDPLLLLPVRLFVLCQLADMCWRRAVVVGTALGVDGRSLAPHLMTLRAAGYLQTRFERASLVLRLTPLGLDRLTEHVTALRSVANTAAELVTARRAPPIRRAVTGVARCAEPSEDGCS
- a CDS encoding ESX secretion-associated protein EspG — translated: MTIIDKPVRMPRSAFFVAWKLAELGDLPAVVDPDDSYSTAEFAKEVTRRSLSRFTALRLARDDDRLTPEFRATLSLLAVPEREFYSWTAFGSHPDDNGAVFVAAAGPDAVRLITDNRSIQLDPIRPRDVAASLVDTLPGCAPARIQQLRVPTAYLEGRDADPMSELSGVADEMRYLMRAERVAVHKLYAAIRDGDGDRVRSTPLTVYDLAHTGRVLAFTSDTNDGELEANMCAGSRTNLIDALNLTRDGLAAAW